One [Clostridium] saccharolyticum WM1 DNA segment encodes these proteins:
- the gyrA gene encoding DNA gyrase subunit A, with protein MEPNIFDKVHDVDLKKTMEKSYIDYAMSVIVSRALPDVRDGLKPVQRRVLYSMIELNNGPDKPHRKCARIVGDTMGKYHPHGDSSIYGALVNLAQEWSTRYPLVDGHGNFGSVDGDGAAAMRYTEARLSKISMEMLADINKDTVDFSPNFDETEREPDVLPSRYPNLLVNGTSGIAVGMATNIPPHNLREVISAVVHIIDNQVEENRETTMEEILEIIKGPDFPTGATILGKRGIEEAYRTGRGKIRVRAVSDIEAMANGKNRIIVTELPYMVNKARLIEKIAELVKDKKVDGITDLRDESDRSGMRICIELRRDANANVVLNQLIKHTQLQDTFGVIMLALVKNSAGVLEPKVLNILQMLNYYLDHQKEVVTRRTRYDLNKAEERAHILQGLLIALDNIDEVIRIIRGSENVQAAKAELMSRFGLSDVQSQAIVDMRLRALTGLEREKLENEYRELEARIAELKSILADEKKLLGVIKEEISIISAKYGDDRRTSIGFDEFDMSMEDLIPDESTIVAMTKLGYIKRMSVDNFKNQNRGGRGIKGMQTIDQDYIEDLMMTTTHHYLMFFTNTGRVYRLKTYMIPEGSRTSRGTAIVNLLQMLPGESITAIIPMKEYDDDKFLFMATRNGMVKKTPMMEYANVRKNGLQAIVLRENDELIEVKATDDTKDIFLVTKKGQCIRFHEKDVRITGRVSMGVIGMKLNEDDQVVGMQKESQGPKLLIVSANGMGKRTPIEEFTPQRRGGKGVLCYKITEKTGDIVGAKLVEDDHDLLLITTEGIVIRISVNDISVIGRNTSGVKLMNIDQDSDITVASIAKVRDDGSKSDGEGLEELDIIDEELPEEIKEMEDAPEEE; from the coding sequence ACACCGTAAATGTGCCCGTATCGTCGGTGATACCATGGGTAAGTACCATCCTCATGGCGACAGCTCTATTTACGGAGCCCTGGTGAATTTAGCACAGGAATGGTCAACCAGATATCCGTTGGTGGATGGACATGGAAACTTCGGTTCCGTGGATGGAGACGGCGCAGCAGCCATGCGATATACGGAAGCACGCTTAAGTAAGATTTCCATGGAAATGCTTGCGGACATCAACAAAGATACCGTTGATTTCAGTCCTAACTTTGATGAGACGGAACGGGAACCGGATGTTCTTCCGTCCCGCTATCCCAATCTTCTGGTCAACGGAACCTCAGGCATAGCCGTTGGTATGGCCACCAATATCCCTCCCCACAATTTAAGGGAGGTCATCAGCGCGGTGGTTCATATTATTGACAACCAGGTGGAGGAAAACAGGGAAACCACCATGGAGGAAATCCTGGAAATCATCAAAGGTCCGGATTTCCCCACAGGAGCAACCATCCTGGGAAAAAGGGGAATTGAAGAAGCATACCGCACAGGAAGAGGAAAAATCCGTGTCAGGGCTGTCAGCGATATTGAAGCCATGGCAAACGGAAAAAACCGGATCATTGTGACCGAGCTTCCTTACATGGTCAATAAGGCCCGCCTCATTGAAAAGATCGCGGAGCTTGTGAAGGACAAAAAGGTAGACGGCATTACCGACTTAAGAGATGAGTCCGACCGTTCCGGAATGAGGATCTGTATTGAGCTTCGACGGGATGCCAATGCCAACGTTGTACTTAACCAGCTGATCAAGCACACCCAGCTTCAGGATACCTTTGGGGTAATCATGCTTGCCCTTGTTAAAAACAGTGCCGGCGTTCTGGAGCCTAAGGTCTTAAATATACTGCAGATGCTGAATTATTATCTGGATCACCAGAAAGAAGTGGTGACCAGAAGGACCCGTTACGATTTGAATAAGGCGGAAGAAAGAGCCCATATTTTACAGGGTCTGCTGATTGCCTTAGATAATATCGATGAAGTCATCAGAATCATCAGGGGTTCTGAAAATGTCCAGGCAGCCAAGGCAGAACTTATGAGCCGTTTCGGCTTAAGCGATGTTCAGTCTCAGGCCATCGTGGATATGCGTTTGAGAGCTCTTACCGGTTTGGAGAGGGAGAAGCTTGAAAACGAATACAGGGAGCTGGAAGCCAGAATTGCGGAATTAAAATCCATCCTTGCTGATGAGAAAAAGCTTTTGGGAGTGATTAAGGAAGAAATCTCCATCATTTCCGCAAAATACGGAGATGACAGAAGGACCTCCATTGGCTTTGATGAATTCGATATGTCCATGGAAGATTTAATTCCCGATGAAAGTACCATTGTTGCCATGACAAAACTGGGATATATTAAGAGGATGTCTGTTGACAACTTCAAAAACCAGAACCGGGGCGGCAGAGGAATCAAAGGAATGCAGACCATTGACCAGGATTACATTGAAGACCTGATGATGACAACTACCCATCATTACCTGATGTTCTTTACCAATACAGGCCGGGTTTACCGGTTAAAGACCTATATGATCCCGGAAGGAAGCAGAACCTCCAGAGGAACCGCCATTGTAAACCTTCTTCAGATGCTTCCGGGTGAGAGTATTACGGCCATCATCCCTATGAAGGAATATGATGATGACAAGTTCTTATTCATGGCTACCAGAAACGGAATGGTAAAGAAAACACCTATGATGGAATATGCCAATGTCCGTAAGAACGGTCTTCAGGCCATTGTACTTCGGGAAAATGATGAGCTGATTGAGGTAAAGGCCACCGATGATACAAAGGATATTTTCCTGGTAACGAAAAAGGGACAGTGTATCCGGTTCCATGAAAAGGATGTCCGTATTACCGGCCGTGTATCCATGGGTGTTATCGGCATGAAGCTTAATGAGGATGACCAGGTAGTAGGCATGCAGAAGGAATCCCAGGGACCAAAACTTTTAATCGTATCCGCCAACGGCATGGGCAAGCGTACTCCGATTGAGGAATTTACTCCCCAAAGAAGAGGCGGAAAAGGCGTTCTCTGCTATAAGATTACGGAAAAAACCGGAGATATCGTAGGAGCCAAGCTGGTCGAAGATGACCATGACCTCCTTCTGATCACTACTGAAGGAATTGTCATCCGTATTTCCGTCAATGACATTTCCGTCATCGGAAGAAATACCTCGGGAGTGAAACTGATGAACATTGACCAGGATTCTGATATTACCGTTGCCAGCATTGCCAAGGTGCGGGATGATGGAAGCAAGTCTGATGGAGAAGGTTTGGAAGAACTGGACATCATAGATGAAGAGCTGCCGGAGGAAATCAAAGAGATGGAAGATGCTCCGGAAGAGGAATGA
- a CDS encoding BglG family transcription antiterminator yields MGPKLIKLIRILMMHTKEMTASALAAEMGVSERSIKNYISEINDNHPQTISSSRKGYTIHAEAGRKILNNSGTHIPQSSKERLVYIINLLIKQEAGIDAYDLCDTIFISYSTLKNELGAVKKKLGQFDLKLFNQKDNLFIEGLEKNKRRLLSSILYDESNINFVSLKTIQHVFPDIEIEYIKNTLLNIFDQYQYFVNDYSLINIVLHITIAIDRIKNHNINTQDVNELAKIRYHEYELANQVTKDLENHFHITYSEAEIYELALLLISRATTIDYKTITTANLENFIGKECFDLVEEMIQSVNAYYYIDLSEPEFLIRFAIHIRNLLQRSKNQQFSKNPLTEEIKTSCPLIYDVSVYLSGIIKDRTGIMINDDEIAYITFHLGSTLEAQKSLNKKVTAVLYCPNYYDLNVRLTDTINQHFSCEMLITNILTEESVLEQVPKCDFMISTVPHHGYLGMDIVHIGMFLTDKDISVIRNKITSVRVSKKKATFKSYLEMLIIPEFFERRNDLKTERDSIEYMAGKMHRLGYVDETFQEDIYMREKLSSTAFHDFAIPHAMKMHAEKTGLNILISNSPVSWNEKPVSLIIMMCFNKNDRYIFNEIFEPLTMMLTDREFMKKLIQVKDHKAFIQMLTDNLEVTF; encoded by the coding sequence ATGGGGCCAAAATTAATAAAATTGATACGAATCCTGATGATGCATACAAAAGAGATGACAGCTTCTGCATTAGCTGCTGAAATGGGGGTATCGGAACGCAGTATTAAAAATTATATTTCAGAAATCAATGACAACCATCCTCAGACGATTTCTTCTTCCAGAAAAGGGTATACCATTCATGCAGAGGCCGGAAGAAAAATATTAAATAACTCCGGCACTCACATTCCTCAGTCCTCCAAGGAAAGACTGGTTTATATTATCAATCTTTTGATCAAGCAGGAAGCCGGCATTGATGCATACGATTTATGCGATACTATATTCATCAGCTACTCTACATTAAAAAATGAACTGGGTGCCGTAAAAAAGAAGCTGGGCCAATTTGATTTAAAGCTTTTTAATCAAAAGGATAACTTATTCATTGAAGGACTGGAAAAAAATAAACGCCGTCTGTTAAGCTCTATTTTATACGATGAATCCAACATTAACTTTGTAAGCCTGAAAACCATACAGCATGTTTTTCCTGATATTGAAATTGAATATATTAAAAATACACTGCTGAATATCTTTGATCAATACCAGTATTTTGTCAATGACTATTCTTTGATCAATATTGTTCTTCATATCACCATTGCCATTGACAGAATTAAAAATCACAACATCAATACCCAGGATGTAAATGAACTGGCGAAAATCCGTTATCATGAATATGAACTGGCGAATCAAGTCACAAAAGACCTGGAAAATCATTTTCATATCACATATAGTGAAGCTGAAATCTATGAGCTTGCCCTGCTTCTGATTTCCAGAGCCACTACCATTGATTATAAAACCATAACCACTGCCAACCTGGAGAATTTTATCGGCAAGGAATGCTTTGATCTTGTGGAAGAAATGATCCAGTCAGTCAATGCGTATTATTACATTGATTTATCAGAGCCTGAATTTTTAATCCGGTTTGCCATTCACATAAGAAACTTGCTTCAAAGGTCAAAAAACCAGCAGTTTTCAAAGAATCCATTAACGGAAGAAATTAAAACTTCCTGTCCGCTAATTTATGATGTATCCGTATATTTATCCGGAATCATCAAAGACCGGACAGGGATTATGATAAATGACGACGAAATTGCTTATATCACCTTTCACCTGGGAAGTACTCTGGAAGCACAAAAAAGCCTTAATAAAAAAGTAACGGCTGTTTTATACTGTCCCAATTATTATGATCTAAATGTACGTCTGACAGATACCATCAATCAGCATTTTTCCTGTGAAATGCTCATAACGAACATCTTGACGGAGGAATCTGTTCTGGAACAGGTCCCTAAATGTGATTTTATGATATCTACGGTCCCCCATCATGGATATTTGGGCATGGATATCGTCCATATCGGAATGTTTCTTACGGATAAGGATATTTCCGTGATCAGAAATAAAATCACATCCGTTCGTGTCAGTAAAAAGAAAGCCACCTTTAAAAGTTATTTGGAAATGCTTATCATTCCGGAATTTTTTGAAAGAAGAAATGATTTAAAGACAGAAAGGGATTCCATCGAATATATGGCCGGTAAAATGCACCGGCTGGGTTACGTAGACGAAACATTCCAGGAAGATATCTATATGCGGGAAAAGCTGTCTTCCACTGCTTTTCATGATTTTGCCATTCCCCATGCAATGAAAATGCATGCTGAAAAAACAGGACTGAATATATTAATCTCTAATTCTCCTGTTTCATGGAACGAAAAGCCTGTTTCCCTGATCATTATGATGTGCTTTAACAAAAATGACCGTTACATTTTTAACGAAATCTTTGAACCTCTTACCATGATGCTGACGGACAGGGAATTTATGAAAAAGCTGATTCAGGTCAAAGACCATAAAGCCTTCATTCAGATGCTGACTGATAATCTGGAAGTTACTTTCTAG
- a CDS encoding PTS sugar transporter subunit IIB, with product MLNVLLVCGSGASSGFMAANIRKAAAARKMEVNIKARGESEIENYIDEIDALMVGPHLAYIMDEIEEYTGGKDVKVILMKPEYYSTLNGDQALDHLLKELG from the coding sequence ATGTTAAATGTTTTATTGGTTTGCGGATCCGGTGCAAGCTCTGGATTTATGGCAGCTAATATAAGAAAAGCAGCGGCTGCAAGAAAAATGGAGGTTAATATAAAGGCCAGGGGAGAAAGTGAAATTGAAAACTATATTGATGAGATTGATGCCCTTATGGTAGGACCCCACCTGGCCTATATTATGGACGAGATTGAGGAGTATACCGGTGGAAAGGATGTGAAGGTCATTTTAATGAAGCCGGAATATTATTCAACGTTAAATGGAGATCAGGCATTGGATCATTTATTAAAGGAACTTGGTTAA